The Syngnathus acus chromosome 12, fSynAcu1.2, whole genome shotgun sequence genome contains the following window.
TCTTCTGTGGGATGTTTAAGGAAACAGTTAGAAACCTTACATTGGTGGTGACTCAATGGCAAAATGGAAGAACTTTGGAGATGATTTGAAGGGATGGAAGATGTTTTCATGGATGATTGTGATACTGAAGTACGCATTCTTACCAGGTTCTTTTCCAATGTTTACCTGTGGCGCTGCAAAAGAAATCTGTCATCAAATCAAGAGAGAACTTTGACTTTTTAGCCCAccgtgtggaaaaaaagacccaCCTTTTCCATTGAAGTCGACCACCGCCAGGTTGCTGCTGCTCGGTAGCTGCTGAGATGTTTCCAGGCTGCTCTGCTGGAGCCAGACTGTCCCGACTGCGTCCTCAGCACCCTTCAAGTCACCATCGCCTTCCCGCCCCTCCTTCCAGCTAAAGGAGGGGTCAGTGATGTTCTCCTCTCGGGATAGGTGCGCTGCCAAGGGGCGCTGCTTCACGCTACCATTGGACATGAGATGGTGATTGgggatttctttttattttttttgggcggAGGATGGATCCAATTCCGCAtttcataaatattaataCAGAGGCCTCCCTCTGCACCCGCCCTCCCTAAATGGCTAGTTTCTTTAATTTTGTTAGTGGGGGGGAGTGGGAGTGCTTTATTCACTAAATGGCTTTTATTAGTGGCCGGTCTTCAACTCTTTCATTAGCTAAAGTGCTGCTATAATTTACAGGGGAAGAAATAAGGGGGAGGGATGGATCGGAGGCTGTGCCTGATGCTGGGCTGACTGGAAAGTCCTTCAAGTGCTTGGATTCATACTTGCTAAAACAATTGGAGACCAACACATGTTACACTGACTATTATCTAATGGCCCCACAACCCCAAAAAAGTTATCCCAACTCTAAAATGCAGCCACATTGGACCGACATTTGTAAGTACAAATTTAAATTTGGTGGTACGGTGACCAAGTGTTTAGTACATTTGCCTAACAGTTGAGTTCAGGGGTCATGGGATCAAATCCGGCCTCCAGCCATCtagtccgtgtgtgtgtgtgtgtgtgtgcgctctctgattggctggtgaccaaTTTAAGGTGTACGGCACCTCTTGACAGACATACCCGAGAGAGGAACAGGGTTGTCGtactttgatatttttattattttttttattcagtgcgTTTTGACTTTCGCTTTTCAAATTCACTTcgtttttgttactttttattagataattttaataatttggtcaaaaattcaaatgaaaaatctcgtgcatttgtattgtattatgTAGCTCCATCTGTAACACTAGTGAAAAGTTGTGGACATAACTGCATAGCAATTTAAGGCAAGATTTGTACaaggcaaacttttttttttttaactaatttaACAAATTGTAGAAGACTGCAGCCCTCATCTGTGTGGTCCGAGGTAGTTTTACTACGCTGCAGCCTCATAATAGTTGATACAAGGGCACAGTCCATTGTTGAGCATAAAATGGCCACTCCTCTTCTCGCACGACAGACTAGATCAGCATGAGGAACGGCTTCTACATGCGTGTTCGCTCAACGGAGGCTTGTTAGTTGTGAACAGCTGCTGCACGATGTCCCCAAACTGCGTCTGAGTGAATGAACTGATTAACCTGAGTGGCCGTCCCAACCGGCGAGGGAGAAAAAGGGGGGTTTAGGAATGGAGGGGGCCTACCGGGCTGAATAAGTGCCTTCATCATCAATGTCCCGTAAATCACTGAGCTGGACAGGCCTTTtaaatgagactttttttccccctcccttcTCTGAGCCAGACTTGAGTGGTTGTGATGCTGCAGAGAGGCCTTTGCGTTGCGACTGCATCAAAAATGAGTTGACTTTATATTGTGCCCAACGAGGTACATTCAAGTACAACCAGGTACATTTAAATTTGTGTTCAATGGGAGTCATCACATACCTGTCTTTTATGCGTGCCACCAAATAAACTTCAGATGTTCTAGTCGGCTTTTCCTGTCATTCTTGTAGTCACAAGTGATGGTTTGCGGAGATTTTTCACAGCATCGGATGGATCTCATTGTTCAAAGGTAGCACTCgggaggaaaaacatttttcaggaCATCAAATATGCTACGGAACACAGCCATCATCAAGTCGACAAAATATTTATCACAACAGTGACATTACCAAAACctgaatacattttgtttcaatAGCATATAAGTGACAATAAATGGTGGAGAAAAGCTCTGAAATGATCAAAACATCCTGGCGATTGTAAAGGGGTGAGAGGACTTTTTTATACTTACCGCACAATAAATAGGTTGATAAACACGAGATAGGTAGGAAGTAAAATAGGTGTGAGACAGATCCTGTTGAGAGAAATAGAAATTTCTTGCAAAGTTGTGagactctttttttattatttcatactTTTGTTTCCATGTCAATGCAAGCGTTAACCAATATTCAATATGAACTAATCATGGTGTTGAGGTGTTTCCATGTGACATGTACATTCATGTCATCCGGGTTAAAACGAGTGACGAGCACATTACACAGAAGCTCAAGTGTTTGCCTTTGTGATAGCGAGCCATGCCGCActgattttttgtttaatcCCTATTACTTCTTCACCAACTGGATAACGTCCTCGTCTTCCATCACGTGGTCCTTGCCCACCTTTTGAGGGTTGTGTTTGACGGACGATCCCCACACCAGCGCGCTGAAAACAAGTTGATGGCATCTCGTGAATCGCGTGGAATGGAAGTAAAAGGTGAGCGACAGCAAACGACAGCCTTCGTCGGCACAAAAGACTCCTCCCTAATGTGGTGTGACACCGCTTGGCCCCCGCCGCCTCCCCGGAGGATCGCTAATGCTCGGCAGCACTCATGTATTGACTGATTGACGACCCGAGCGCCCGGTCGCAAACGCAGTATCTGCGCATAAAGCGGCCGATGGCTGTGACTAGTCAGTGCTTGCTTTGggtctttattttattttttagatatatattttattttatatatttttttattctttattttaaggtttgatatattttctttgtatgAGTCTTAAGgaataaaagaacatttcaaacTGTGGCCAAGTAGAGAGCAATTAAACTAATTGGTGCTTTGTTATCTTTGGTCGCAAAATTCTGCATTTGTCTTGCAACTGCCGGCGGCTGACGCCGCactaaaatgttaatttttctaaaacctcaaatcacAATGACAATCGAGGCATTGTCTATCCTTAATGGACAACTAATTATCTACACCAGAACAAtctattgaattttttttttttttaaatttagtaaTAAACAATATGTTTCATATTGTGGTTATAGAATGTAGGACTGCACACAGTGGAATTTGTAAGCAAAAGGAGTCCTGAAGATACTCACTATTTCAATTCCTTGATAAGGTTCTTGTGAATCTTCAAGCAGAAGTCCTCGACGGTGGTGTGCTGGTCAGGCAGGACGACGGGAGACGTGTAATCGGGGAGTTGGCCTTTGGGTTTAGTATAGCTGCAAGCCCAAAAACGACCTCAGGTTAGGCAAGACGGGGTGAGACGTCAttggtggtggggggtgcaGAGCTCCCGGCGCACACACTTACATGCGCACGAGCTTCAGATAGTCCCACATCTTCTCCAGCAGGTCGTCGAAGTTCCAGCGATGGTGGGCCGAGATAGGCACGCAGTGCGGCACCTTGTAGATGACGTCAAGCTCTTCGATGGAGATCTGGTCGATTTTGTTCAGCACGTAAATGCAAGGGATATAGACCCTGTAGGGGGAGAGACTCACCGTCACTATGGACTTGTTGAGGAATAAACacaacatataatatgaaaatataaatatttaaaacacacacacaacaattgTAAATTTGAtaaatgattttcaaaattgCAGAATGGCTCACTGTGGACTGTGCGTTCCCCACCCCCCTCTAAAAGATTAGAGCGACCATGTCAGACAAACACGGCCGCCATCAACGAAGCGACACATCTGCCGAGAGGCCACGCCCACGGAGAACGACAAAAGAAGGATGACGGCGGCACACCGTCTCACCGATTTCCCTCCACTACGTCGATGAGGTCATCGGCCGTGGAGTCGCTGCGGAGGGTGATGTCGGCGTTGTGGATCTTGTACTCAGACAGGATGGTCTTCACCGTGTCACCGTCTAGCTCGCTTTGCGCACACTGCAGAGCAGAAAACACATAAGCAACCAAATACTGCACAGTACTAAGTAGAAGAAAATTCAGATAAGATGTCCACCAGAGGGCGACGTTGCTAAATACGTTTAAAAAGACACGTACAGTGGCGGTAAAATTAATGCCTCCTTTGTCCTTCTTCTTGAAGCCGATGTTGGGCGGCTGCTTGTTCAGTCGGATGCCAAAGCCCTCCAGCTCGTGTTCTATTAGCCTCTTGTGCAGGAGAGGCTTCAGCACGTCAAGCACTATCAGGATGAGGTTGCAGGTTCGAGCCACTAGAGAAGGGTTGGGGGGTACACCATTTACACAGTCTCATTTCGCTGAATGTTTGACTGTGCAAAAAAACTTTCGTGTTTTTGGTCTTACCGGCTATAACTTGTCTGCCTCTGCCTTTGCCATCTTTGGCCCCTTCAATGATTCCAGGGAGATCCAGAAGCTTTCAGGTAACAGAgcaaagtcaaaatgaaaccACACACCGAAAACTGTCCGCGGCTGCTAATCAGTTTTATGTCTTTATATTTTCCTGTACCTGGATTTTTGCACCTTTGTAGCGAATGACTCCGGGTACTGTTGTTAGGGTGGTGAACTCGTAGGCGGCAACTTCGGAGTAGACCCCCGCCAGGTTGCTGAGCAATGTCGACTTCCCCACTGAGGGAAAACCTACAAAGCCAATACGAGCGTCGCCGGTTTTTGCGACATCAAAACCTGAAAATAGAGACATGAAtattcaaaatgtcaacagtaTTGAGTTGGTGAATTAGAACATCCACCACTAACCAAAGCTAACGCAGTGGTGAAATCACATTTCAAGTCAAACACCAATCAATGACATTTCTTAAAACCCTGTCCCTACTTCAGTCATATGTGATTACAAAACCATAACCGAGTTCTCATTCGTTACCTTCTCCCGGGCCGCCACCGCTGCCTCCTTTGGGTGTGATGAGCTCCCGCCTTAGCTTGGCTAGACGTGCTTTGAGCAGACCCAAGTGGTGAGCGGTGGCCTTGTTTCTCTGCGTCCTGGCCATCTAAGACAAAGCATAGTAAGAATGGAAGTTCGTAAGGTCTCTTATGCTTGACTACTGTGAATAAAGCACTACATTCTGCATTAATATAACATTGCAAAATTAATGActatttttagtttatttgttgtttctcCGTTTGATTAACATTTAGGGCTCGTGAGCATTTCTCgtacaaatatttactgtaataATGACTTCATTACTGCGTTGTAAATTATTTCGCTGTCACCTGGGTGCCAAGTAACtatgttgaaatgaatggaggagcttcaatttgttttgcaggAAATTTTGAAACTTTGGGGCAGGGGGTTTGCGGTCTGTAGTAGGACTCAGTCTCCAACCCGGTATAACACTTAACTAATTTAACCATGTACGTTAAGTCTGGAAAAATTGATGCAATTTAAAATCTGTAAAAGCAGCAGACACCAATATCGGTTTTATTATGTGTTCAGCATCAAGTAAACAAATGACAGGTAGAATACATGTGAAAAAAGGCCAAGACATAAATACTTGATATAACGTTCCTTTGGTACAAGACTATTTGAATGTATATTGCATATTTATTTACCACTAAAATTCAGTTTTTGAACGGAAAAGGGCGACGCATTAGGAGTTGATATTTACCGGTCAACTTCACCACCAAGACAACCCCAAACTCCATCTTAAAACGAATAATACAACTACTAATTGATATAACGGTTAATGTTTTCAGGCAAAAAAGGCAATAAAGTGCGACGTCTATAAAATACATAAGGCCCGGCTGTGTGAGCCCGGCTAATTTTTGCTTGCATTCCAAGCTAGCCGTTAGCTACAACGGTACTTGATTCATTCCGCGAGCGCCACGCTTCTTTCCGCACTCACCTCATTTTCAATCTCTGCTATTTTGGCTAATATGCTCATGATGACTTAAATTTGTGTCACAGTCCTGCGTTAACAGTAAACGTTAGATAAATAGTAAATAGACGTGGCTAACGTTAGAACGTGTGCGGCTAGCACACTGCCACCACGCAAGCGTTAACGTCGTGGACTTCCTGGTGCGAATTCTCGCGAGAGAATGCATGTTCACGTTAATTTTCTTTGTCCCGAGTGTTGACTCGCAGGATGATCATAACAAATACAGCCAGGTGTACCACTAAACCATACCTGACCTATATTATACCATTGCATACAAAAATTGATGGATTATACATTAAAATTTGTatcataataaatatattaacaTAACATGATCTATCCACAGCTTTCATGGCGATATCAGATGTGATGGTAAATTTTCCACCAAGTAAATAATTAAGTCCCGGCTTCTattatttccattatttgagAAATTAGTGTTTTGAGAGAGAATGATTGTTATATGAATTGAAAGCAGACACACGACAAATCAGTTGCCAGCCACATTTAtcatttctgctcttgaaTACAACTCAGCGGAATCATTtcctgtaaaaataaatgcaatttgaataatgatataattgaaaaaaaaaaaaaaaaaacaagtccgTAATTATTTTACATTCTATAAAGCacctcaaatattttatttcatactcaatatatatgtatagtaCTCCATTCTGATGAGTCTAACGCCACATGCTCGGTATGTTGAATCTGTTTGTGCCCAGATCCTCGTTGCTGTTCATTATTACACAGTAGGAGGTGTGCTTGTCCTCatcaaaatatacaaaaatagtACTTTTCTATAAGGTAGATACGGTATTCAGCGAGTTGTTCAACATCAGTCGCTGTTGTCCAGCTGAGCATGAGGAgcacaggaaggaaggaaggaaggaggaggaagtgaaACACAGCAAGACAAGACAAGATTCATTATTACTGAGTTTGTGACATCTGTACTGTATAGATATGTACGTTGAGCTTGTCCTAACATACAAGCCTTCATTCAACCACCCTTGACAACTCAAAATCCTCTTTAGTTGGAAGACATCACCAAACATCAGTCATCGATGAAGTGCATCAATTAATAAAAGTGCAGTAACAGACTTTGATGCATTCACTTTGGCTGGAGAATTTTTACTCATGTGCTGTACATGCATACCGATAATCGGATTCAAGTCTGCAAAGACCCAATTATTGGTTGTCTGTAAAAGATTATTCTGATCGATGGTTTTATGGAGTAGATTGTTCAATTATTTCTGGTCTTTCTAGTTTCTGCTTCCCATTCTGGAGTTCTGCTATTAAGGGCAACCCCACAAGGGGGCGCACATTCCCCATAAAAAGATACAATTTCCGAGCAGATCGGGAAAAATCGCTGTCAGCACAAAACAGACATCTAAGAATTGGATCTTTGCATGATTTAATAACTGCTCCACTCTGCCCCGATTGTCAGTCTGCGTACACCCCACTTTAAAAATCACTATTTGATAACCCAAATTAATTTGCACTATTTCGCCCTCCTTcctaaaaatcattttcaggtacttttttttttaaagtacttTTAGCATACCTCTAGCATAGCTCTATAATAGCAACCAACTACCTTTTATTTGGTCTTTTGGTGATAATAACATATGTGGGAACATGCTAATATTCAAATACAGATATCACGAGTGTGCAAGTTAATTGCACAAAACTATCAGTGGGACTCAAATAATTTCAAACAAAGAAATTTGTTACGAAGGAAGGATATGAAATACGGTTTATTATTACGGCTGAGGTACAAAGTGTCAGAAGTAGTTTCAATTTTGTGATGGGGAGTTATCATTTGGAGATCATAAACCAATAAATTGGGTTCATTTCTATTACAATTGTAATATGTTTACGTTTTGTGTGTATTCAAAATCTCTCGTTACATTTCTCAGGGCAGTGAACCCCCGCTACGAATGAATCTTGCCATAAATGTTGATGCTGTTTCTAACCTAAACGATTACACTTGCTTGTATTTGCTTTCTACTGTTACTCCGGTCCCATCCAGCTCAAACCATTCCCCCAATGGGAAGCACTATTTTAGTGCAGTATTTTCCCAGCCGACGACAGGCCTTTACTGAGGGAAGCGTCATGAGGTAatagaaagcaaaaaataaaccgCACGTATCCACTATCATTGGATTCTGTCATCAGAATTGGGATAATACTTATTGAAGCCATAAGGCTTTAAGATAAATGCAACTTAGCCATATGATGGCAAAAGTCTTCAATGGAGGCCTTCCCTTCGGACCCTAGCTGCTCTCAGAGGAGGTGGGCGGCGCCGTGGACGACGACCGCCGCCGCGACGCCGACTGCGAGCGTTCGGGGCTGTGTTTGTCGTAAGGCTGCAGTTGCACCTCCAGGAAGTCCCTGTGCTGCTGGCTGATCACCTGGCTGATGAGCGCGGGCAGAGCCTGCAAGTTGCTCAGTAGAGTCTCAAGCTTGGTCTCCAGCAAGGCGATCCTCTTCTCCATGTCCTCTCCCCGCTCGTTCAAATCCGACACCATGTCATACATGATGTTCTGAGTCTGGGACAAGGCAGAGAAAAGGAAGCATTAGCTTTGCACGCTGCTCTCCGCATTCTAATTACGCTGTGTATGAACTGCTGCCGCAAGCAGTGGGAACTACTTGCAAGATTCAGGCTCCGTCCCTGGTTGTCATAGTAACAAAAGTCAGGCGAGTCAGCGGCTCAACAGTAGATATTATTGCCAACTATTAAAAATAACCTTGTTGCTACTAAACCCTTATGTCTGGTCAGCAAGGCTAAGTAAAAAGCATCACTCCCGAAAGAGGAAGAACTGACCGAGCGTATCCAAAGAGGAGTAAAGGTTATAATCAGAAGGGCACATCCAGTATGGTTCAATAACACGCGCACATGACTTATCTTTACAGCTGAAGCAGACAGCAGCAGCATATTTGCTGGAGGAGACGCAGGCCACGAGGCCTCGTGTTATATGAGCAGCTACTCGTGTTTAAGCGCATTAGCTCTTGTGACCTCAAATTGACTAAAAAGGTGCCGCTGACTTTCATTGTACTTTCTGGTGCATCTGTTCTCACATCTTGACAGAAAACCCCCCCAGCTCTGGGGCTTGGGGGAGGTTGACCAAAAATAGAGCACCTTTTGAAAACACTGTCACTTTGAAATTGGACTGTTGAAGAGGACACTGAGAGCATTTTGTAATGAATTGATTTACATTATATAGCTGTGCTTTTAAATACCAGGTTGACATCCACTTGCAGAGCAGTAAAAGCTATTGTGGAATTGCTGCTGGATGAGATATGGAGCAAAGAAAATGCTAAACATGTCAACAAGGACCCCCAAAAGAATtagggattaaaaaaacaaaacaaagaacacaTTGCTGACAGGAAGAGAAAGCACCTCTCTGGAGAAGGACAAAGAAGGTTAGTGAGGAGCTGGAAACAAAGAATTGAGAGGGGAACAAACAAATTCCATGAGGCACAAACATAACTGAGGAGGGTCTGGTTTTAATGAGAAggaagaaaatacatttttaattcaaaatgagGTGACCGTGCGCTTGCCTTCATTCAAAGGCTGCTGGGACAGGTACTGCAGCTCCACAAAGGGTAGCTTGAATCTAcactgccctcttgtggcgaCAGAACCATATTGCAGCTATTTTTATTGCGTGATACATtgataaatattacatttcatGACGTGCAGATTTTGTCCAGTTTGACTCCAGTGTTCTTTTGAATGTCAAACCCTCGTTCGCTATatctaaatgtgtgtgtgtgtgtgtatacgtgtGAAAGTCTTTTTCCCAGGTTACTGGTTCTGCTGTGTCAGGTTGGCCCACTGCCCGGTCTTTGCCTTAAAGGTTCTGTTTAGTGCATCTGGagataaacttttttttctatccttatcgaatacacacacacactgcattgTCACAACACAAGACCGGAAGTGAGTATCGGCACACATGTGAAAGGCCTGTCTGTTCATTTGACACCTGTAGACTTTTGCTTGAGGAACGAAGCAGCATGcgtgacaacaacaacacgcacacacattagGGGAGAGAAGCGTGTCAGTTTTTCCTCGCGTGCAATGCAGCAGAGAACCGTTATCGTCCATATAGCTTACCTTGGCAAGGTCCACTAGAGAGTTTGCTTGGTCATTCAGCTTGCGTTGCTCCATTTTAACACTTCTCAATCTGAACACAAGACCATCCAGACGCCAGTAAATGAACGCTGCCATCAATAGTGGGGCGGGGTTAACTCGATGAACACAAAGGGCACGCAACACGGTCCCGGGAACATGCAc
Protein-coding sequences here:
- the drg1 gene encoding developmentally-regulated GTP-binding protein 1, coding for MSILAKIAEIENEMARTQRNKATAHHLGLLKARLAKLRRELITPKGGSGGGPGEGFDVAKTGDARIGFVGFPSVGKSTLLSNLAGVYSEVAAYEFTTLTTVPGVIRYKGAKIQLLDLPGIIEGAKDGKGRGRQVIAVARTCNLILIVLDVLKPLLHKRLIEHELEGFGIRLNKQPPNIGFKKKDKGGINFTATCAQSELDGDTVKTILSEYKIHNADITLRSDSTADDLIDVVEGNRVYIPCIYVLNKIDQISIEELDVIYKVPHCVPISAHHRWNFDDLLEKMWDYLKLVRIYTKPKGQLPDYTSPVVLPDQHTTVEDFCLKIHKNLIKELKYALVWGSSVKHNPQKVGKDHVMEDEDVIQLVKK